The following nucleotide sequence is from Synechococcales cyanobacterium T60_A2020_003.
ATCGCCTCTTAATTTGATCATACGAGGACTACCCTCAAAGTGTCATTAATTGTTGATAAGTGCATCACTCTTTTGCATAACGTTTTATTGCATTTCATGCACGTTTCGTTACCAGATTTGACGGATCTTCAAGGCTTGAGCTAAGAGGCACTTACACTCCGTTTGCAAGAACTTGGCGAATGAGAGAGGCTAACTTTTCGGCGCTATCTGTAACCGCAAGCTGACACGTCGCCTCCGCAAAGGGCTGTAATAGGTCGGGCGATCGCAACCAGTCCAACACCTGATTTTGCAGAGTCGCCACCGAAAGCGAGGATTGGGGATAGACGATCGCCGCCCCCGCCGTTTCAAACACTCTAGCGTTATAGGTTTGGTGATCCTCCGCCGCAAAGGGATAGGGAATCAAAATGGACGGCGTTCCGGTAACCGATAGCTCCGCGAGGGTTCCTGCTCCGGCACGACTCACTGCCAGCGTTGCCCGCTGAAACAGTGCAGCCATGTTGTCGTAGAAGGGTTTGTGAATGTAGTGGGGATGGCTGAGGGCATTCACCTCTGGATCGAGGTCTCCGGTCAGGTGTACCACCCATGCTCCAGCCTCCAACCATGCCGGAGCCGCTTGCCGGACTAGCTTATTCACCG
It contains:
- a CDS encoding UDP-N-acetylglucosamine--N-acetylmuramyl-(pentapeptide) pyrophosphoryl-undecaprenol N-acetylglucosamine transferase produces the protein KSKICVGTPVRSQFLEALNQAPSLADLGIPDQVPVVLVVGGSQGAVAVNKLVRQAAPAWLEAGAWVVHLTGDLDPEVNALSHPHYIHKPFYDNMAALFQRATLAVSRAGAGTLAELSVTGTPSILIPYPFAAEDHQTYNARVFETAGAAIVYPQSSLSVATLQNQVLDWLRSPDLLQPFAEATCQLAVTDSAEKLASLIRQVLANGV